The Bacteroidota bacterium sequence TTGCCATCAGCCGCCTACTCGATTAGCACACGTTAATTATTATTCAGTAATTGTTTACTGGGATTAATTATCATTTTATTTGGTTTCTCAATTTGTTCAATCCCAAAATACACAAATTCAGGTTCTTCATTTTCAACAATATAGTCAAATATAATTCTTATACTATCACACTTTAGAAAAAATTCGTAAAAAAATGTTATTCTATCATCCCCTCCAATTTTCTTTTGTGAAAAGGAGTCAACATATTTTCCATTTCTGTTCTTCCAATCACAATTCTCCCTAAGATAAGATAAATTCTTTGCAATATATGTTTTGTCAAAATGCTTGTCTGGAAATTTATGTACAATTTCAGGTTTATCTAAGTTATTAATAATATAATCGGCTGCATTTTTAGCTTTTTTATGCCGTTCACTTATTTCCTTTTGATCACATGAAACCAAAATAAGTAAAGTGATGACTGTCAATTTTAAAGTTTGTTTCATATTTTTCATGTGTGCTAACATTAGTATAAACGGAAAATTCCGTTTATTTCTTTATTATTATTATTATTTGTTTTAAATGTCCATATTGTCGAAGGGATTATTAATTTCATTGAACTTTGTGCTTGATACATGTGTGTATATTTCTGTTGTTTTATTTGATTCATGCTCTAATATTGATTGACTTTGCTAAACATTAATTTAAATTAAAAACACTTTTGCAAAAATATAAGAATTCTGTAAGCTCGCAAACTATTTTTGTCATTTTTCCTATAATCCCATCCCTGATGGATATGCCAGCAGAGCATCAACTCAAATTTTCTTTTGCTAAACCGGTATGTACAAGACCTGTACACATAGAGGTATTTCAGCAAGCTAAGCAGACTTGTGAGAGCTGCACTAATGGTTATTTGACCTTCAGCCGCCTATTCGATTGGTAGTTCGTGCATTAATCTACGAGTTCCTTATTTCTTGTCTTTGTGCGAGTCATTTTCTTTTTTCGCTTTTGGAAAAATTCACTCAATTTTCCTTTTTCCTCTTTTGTCAATGGTTTCTGATCGCCAATGAAGTCCACGTCAAGTTCTATTTTTTTATCAGTTTTCATAATATCAAGTTTGAATAATATTTATTCATAAGTTTCAATGCAGCTTTTGTGTCAATGATCATAAGTCTTCCGCCAAAATGAATAGCTCCTAAGCTTTCAATATAGTGATTAATAAGTTCAGTTTTAGAAATGAAAGCAATGTTTCCTTCATGTCCTCTCTGAAAGGAAAGCTTACAAGCAAATGCAACTAAGTTTCCAGGTACCCCAGAATAAATTTTCTTTTTCCCTTTGTTAAATGGTGCACTTTCTACAAGGTGAATAAAAACATGATCAGATTTTACTTCTAAACTATTCAATCCTTGAATGATGCTTTGATTATTGATGATTGTCAGTTTGAAAACATCTCTTTCTGGAAAACTAAGTTCTTGTCTCCAGCTAAATAACCAAGCTTTCCTTTTAGTAATTGTTTTTAAATCAGCTTTGGTAATTCTTGAAATTGAAGTTTGAAAACTGTCATTTGTAGTAATGTTTCTAACTGAATTTGTTAGCTCATCAATTTCAAAATCAAGTCCAATATTTTCATTATTCTCCATGCAACAAATATACAAAAAATTAATGTTTTTAGCAAGTAATAATCCTGTCTTCACAGCAGCATGACCATCAACTTTGAATGTATGCTGCCTTATGTGGTAATAAAACTAATGACTAAAAACTGTAACTATTCATGTACAAAATAGTTTTGATGATACAGATTCTAAATAATCCTTTTTAATCTTTGTGCAAGTTTGTGTAATAACTGTTTCACAAAGAATCACAAATAAAGGCACTTAGTTTCACAGAGAAATCTAATTTTTAATTCAAGTTTCCGACACTGATTACTTACGATAAATGAAGGCCTGAAGAAGTTTTCAATCGGATTGTAAAACATCTTCCATCAGGTTTAATTAAAACCAAGTGAACGGGATTCTGATTTATTAAGGCTTGGTAAACCTGTCTTTAACGACTTTAAAAGCCTTTTTTTTGTTTCTGTCGATGTCAACTATTCCCCAGTATTCCTCGTTTGCTGTACCATCGTATGGCACAGCGCTACTATTTGGAGCCCAACCTCCCGTGTCTTGAGAATTTATGTCGCCTGCTTTCCACCATTCATCAACAAAAGCAAAAATTGCAACTCCTGAGCAGACATCAGTAGCATTGAAAATATCATCTAAAATAGCTTTGGTGGCATTGGCTTGTGCATCTTGATTTCTGCCTTTCTCATAGCCATGGCTTGTAGCAGTCATATAACTGTCTGCTCCGGCTTCCGACAGATACATTGGTTTATCACTCAAAGCAGTCCATTCCTTAAAAATACCTTCAGGATTGTCCCAACGATATACATTCATTCCCCAAATATCAATGTTTGGACATAAATCCAGAACATTCTTTTTTGGTAATTCACCATGTGCACTTGCCACAGGGTGTATTGAATCGTTCCGATGAATAATATCTGCCGCATCATTTAAGGCTTTGTACCACTTGTTCATATCTCCTTCAAACCACTCGGGGTGATAATTAAACTCATTGCCCAGTTCCCAAAAGAGAATGGCTTCGTGCGTCTTGTAATTATTCACATAATCGATGAAGGAACCGGATAAAATATCATAAAATCCATCTTGGTTGTAACCGAATCCAACAATCACTTTAATACCTGCAGCATGAATCTGATCGAGCAAGCTGGCATTATCAATTGGTTTATAAATCCGAATGGTATTTATTCCAGCCTCAACCATCAATGCAAGGTCTTCGGTTAAACCATCGTAGTTGAGGATATTACTGCCCTTCGGAATAGGTGTGTAACATACCCCTTTAATGAGATATGGTTTGCCATTAACAAGAATCTGACGTTCAGAAATTGATACTTCTTTTGATTTTACTGACGTACAGCTATATGCCAGCAAAGTGGATACAATTATTATCGCTATTCTATTTATCATTTTCTAATGCTTTAAATTTTACTTTAAGGGATTTCTAAAATTTGCATTTTTAGAAGTTCACTTTATTACCTTAAAAGTAGTTATATCCATATTATTTGAAACCCTAAAAATGTAAACTCCCGAATCAAAGTTTTCCATGTCGAAAGAAGAATATTTGTTTGTAACTACAAAACTCGAAATTGTTCTTCCTGTGCAATCGAAAACAGTAATTTCATTTCTGCCGACAGGCAATTCTAAACTTAATTTGTTTGATACAGGATTTGGAAAATATTTCACTGCAGTGCTTTCATCAAAATCTGGAATTGATACTGTTTTACAGCTTCCTACAACATAGGTATCCTTATCGGCAGAATTATTATGTTCGCCTTGCCCGGGGTATGAATATGTATAATAAAAATATATTAGCTCCCCTTCAGAAGCTGTAATTTGGTAAGCTACATTTGGGCTTACAATATATCCGGGCATGTTGCTTGGATTTGTACTGTAATATAAAATACAAGTAGGATTTCCCATTCCTGCTATAGTAGGAATAAATGTAATGGTCGGATTATCATCGTCGGGAGAAAACTCGTAATCGAACTCACCGTTTGAAGAAGTACCGTAACAGGATGGGGCAGGGGTAATAGAAATATTAATTTCATCGGATGTGGTTGAATTTCCATCGTTGTCAATAGCAATAGCTGTTAAAATGTGCTGGCCTACCAGTGGTGTCCAGTCGGTTTCGTATGGGAATTGAGTTGCTTCGCTTAGAAAAACATTATTTGCGTAAAACTCAACTTTTTCGACATAGCCAATCAAATCGGAAGCTACCGCTGAAACTAAAAGTGTTTCCTCTTCAATATATTCAGAATTATCGGAAGGAGTGATAATGGAGACTTTTGGAGCCACATTGTTGCTTGTGCTCGAAATTACATAAACTTCATCCTGGTCGGAATATGTGCCATTATCGACATCTAACCTAATGAGATAAATACCTTCAACTAATGTTGAAATTGTTGGTTGTGCAGTTTGTGTGTTAGAAAATGTAAGTGTTGAGGGACCATAAATTTGAGTCCAAGAATAGGATAAATTTGCACTACCCGGATTTGTGCTATTGCTTGCGTCAAGGTTTGTAGAATTGTCGGGAAGTACCACGAGTATATTTTCGCCGGCATCTGCAACAGCTTGATCATAAGTAAGTGCAGAGGAGTAGGTGAATGCCATATTTCCCAGATTTAGTTCTCCATTTTCGAAAAACAGTTTTAAAATCTGCTTGCCACTTTTCAACGGAATGTCATTTACAGTTTTAGTTGTCCAGTCATCCCAATCGCCGGTATAATTTACTGATATTCCTGAATTTACAATTTCGTCATCTGAAAGAATTTGGAAGGGTCCGCCACCACTTTGGTTTCCACAAGCATATCTAAACTGAAGTGAATAATAGCCAGCTTGCTGAACATCAATGGTATATTCCAACCACTCGTTAGCTGCAATCCAGCCCACTACTGCACCTTCAGAAAAATCTATTGACGCATCAACATATTCATCAGGTCTGAAATTGCCATTATTATCTTGACCGTTGTCATTATAAGAAATCCCCTGCCCATTTCCACCTTCAAAAAAATCGAACTGTCCGGCTTGAATTGTCCCGGGAATTATTGTTGGTGTTCCCAAAAAAGGTAATTGTTCGCCAACTATCACTGTAGTTAAATTACTTATCGTAAAGTTAGCTCCATCGAAAATTCTTGAATAAAAACTATGTTTCCCAACTTGTAGATTCGTAGCCTGAAAAGTATATGGACTTTGAGAAGTTTGCCCAATGAAATTGTTTCCATCTATAAATTCGATATTGCTTGCAGAACCGCCACTTACTGAAAGGCTTAATTCTACACTTCCGCCGGGATATGCCTCAGGAAAACTTGATGCTAAGGTTCCGCTTAAAGAAATATCTTTGCTGCTTGCCATACTTTTTGCAGACACGCTTAAAACATAAGAATCTGAAAAAGTAATATCTAACTGGCTGTTTCCATAATTGTGAGCTGTGTATATGATTTCACCATTATTAATGAAAGTTGCAGCCAATGGGTAATCGGCAGTTATTATAGGATTTACTCTTCCGAGAACATTCATAGAATGCAGCCAATGATAGGTCTGAGCATCGGAGATTCCGAATTTAAGTGAGCGTTCGGGAAACGAATTGTACAATGAAATTGCACTTTCGGGGTCGAAAAATGCCAGATATTCCCACATTACATCGTGCCATAAATTAGGATTTACTTCGTTTGCAAGAATTCCTGTGTTTTGTTCAATTTCGTTCCATAAGTTTTCAACATAAATTGTATCATGCCCAAGATATAAAGAGCCTCCATGAATTGGGTACATTTCAATTCCATACGAAGCTGCAATATCACTTGTCCAGAATGTCCCGTTATCGTAGCTATTTCCCCAAACCCTCGATACCAGGCTATATTGCTGAGTTGAGTTAAAAATACGATCGTACATATCGAACCAGTATTCTTCAATTGCCGATTGTTCAGTTGTGTAAAGATAAATTCCTAAATCTCTGATAGAATCGTTTCCGGTAATGGTGCCCCAGTGAATGAGTGCAGAATTGAATTGCATACTTTCCGATGTTGATTCCTGATCGTTTCCTTGCGGAAAAGTTGCAAAACCGTTAGCCCAGCAATGCCCGGCATAAGGACTGAAATTTCTTAAAAAAGGAAACATTGGATCATTTCTATTTTCGCAAGCTGCATCGCGTATTAGATAATTCACCATTTCACCCCATTGATTTGCCCAACCTGGATCGAACTGCTCAACAAATGAGGCTGCATGAATAAAATATCCCCAATGGAAATGATGGTCGTTGATGTTGTCATCCTGCCCATGGCCCGCAGGGTAGCCAAGCAATGCCGACCATGTTTGATTGTAATAAAACAAAAATGCCACCTCGCCGGTTTCTGCCTTTAACCAATCTTCCAGACGGTTTTTTATGGTTGCAAGAATCTTATCTCTTGCTGTTGTGTTTCCTGTTAAATCGGCTATACGTCCGGTCTGAATCAAACGATTCATCATCTGTCCTTCGTTGTAGGAATCTGTCCAGCTATCCAATCCAGTGTTTTCCAAGAGCTCAACTTTTTCGTTCATTTCCTGCGGATTAAATTCATTGCTGTAATAGTCTAAATATGGCAGTGTAGGCAAAATTCCGTAAAAGGTGTTTTCTACGCTAAAACTATTTCCATCTAAAGTTTTTAGCTCGCCACGAATAGTAGAGTAGGAATATTGGCCGGGAACGGCTGAATTAGCTGCCAGATTTGACCACTGATGTGGAAGTAATCCTAACAACATACTTGTATCGCTTCCTTCTTTAACATCAGTTTCTACAACAAAATCAGTTCTTAGAATTGAGCTATTCGTATCGTAATTCCAGCTTGTTTTTGTGTTTGAAGGGAATACATATGCATATTTTTTATATTCGTTTGCAACAGTTGAAACGCTTGTTGCATCTAAAGGAATAAATCCTAAAGACCAGTAATTTTCCCCATTTAAAGTAGAAGTATAATTATTTCCGTTTTGAGTCCAAACGCTACCTGCCGGTGCATAAATGGCGAAATCGGCATCATTATGAGCATTTGTAATAATTAGCATTTCATTTAAATTTTCAACAGTTCCTTCAGTAATGGTAATTTGAGCAATATCGCTGGAGCCTTTTGTAAAATATAAAAATGGCATTCCAATTCCTGCAGTTGCCTGAAAATTGTATGTCGAATTACTCCAATCCATGCTTACAGTCCAATCGGAAAAGTCGGAAACATTAGCAGCCGAGGCATTTAAACCTGTAACCCCAACTGTAACAGGCTCAAAGCTATCTATAACTCCCCAAGGCATGTATGTTACTACCAAACCTGAACTTACAGTTTTAAGCGTAAATGGATAATTGAACAAATTATCGGCATGGCTTTCTTTGATTTTCTTCGACCACCAATCGTTGGTAGGGGCAGGTTTTGTTGCTGCCACACCGGTTGTATATGGAGTACCTGAAGGATAGGAATTTCTGCCTGCTGCATCAACTCCAGGGAATTGTGTAGTATATGAACCTGAGCCAACATTTATGAATTGGCTATACGAATGCTGGCAATAAAGAAGCAAAAATAGTAGAACTATAATTTTATTTACCCGACTTAATCTTCCAAACTGTTTCATTTCAATTATTTTTAATATTAACAATCTAATAATTTTCAGGAAACAAAATTCGTAACTTATTTATTCTAAATCAAAAATTCAGGTGGCTCTTTAATACATCATTTATGTTGAAGAATTACATCAATATTACTTCAAAATATTTGGGAATAAGTTGTTTTCTCACTGTAATAATTGCTCTAAGAAAACTACAATAACTGTCTTATGCTTGAATTTTGAATCAGTCATTTACAAAAGTAAACTCCTGAGCGCCAAATTCTTCACAAGCCTTGTTCTTGCTGCCTTTTTGAAGTCATTTGAATATAATGGAATTTTCTTAAAGGCACTAAGTGCTGATTTTTTGAGACAGGTTTAAAGTCTTGTAGCCTGTATATCGCTTTATCCAAACTGCAATATATTGAATCCTATTTGTCTGACCAAACTGCAAGTTCGTTGCCTGCCGGATCAATGAAATGGAATCTTCGTCCGCCAGGAAAAGAAAAAATATCCTGTGAAATTTCTCCGCCAGACTTGATAATTTCATTTTTAATCAAATCAAGATCTGTGTGATAAAGAACTACTAAAGCTCCATTCATAATTTCATTTTCTGTTTTTTGAAATCCTCCCTCAAGTCCGCTATCTGAAAATACCGTATAGTCTGGCCCATAATCTGTGAAATTCCAGTCGAAGGATTTAGTATAAAATTCCTTTATTTTTTCAAGGTTTTTTGCCTTAAATTCAACGTAGTTAATGTGATTGTCTTTATTGCTCATTTTCAATAGTTTAATTTAACATTCATTTTTGCAAATTTTTTACAACAAATAATTTTAAAGTTGCTAAGTCGGATTTGGTAGTTTTTTGGTGTTTTTATATTTTTGGGTGTTGTTTAGTTCTTTAAGCATATCCATTTACCATAAAGTCATAATACTTTTTCTTTCTTATATTGATTTTTAAATTGAAATAGCAATTTCCACCGTCTTTAATAATTATCTGTTCCTCCCTCCAATTTTTGCCCCATGAATCACAGAAGCAATTAATCCAAACCTCTTTTTCTCCTTTATCATTTATCACAGCCATATATTGTCTCTTATATCTTTCAAGGTCAATAATAAAGTGTTTAATATCAAGATTGGATTCTAAATTGTTTGATTTTAACTCTTTGAATAGTTGTTTTTGTTTAGTATTGTATTCAGAAATACATCCTGTTAGTATATCTTCTATTATTATCAAATCATTAATCGATAATTCTGTCTGTCTGGCATTTTCAAAAATCCAAGTTTTTGTCGTATCAAATGGTAGCATTGCAACCATCGAAGTATCTAACTGAACTTCCATATTTGGTGCTTTATTGTCAACTAATCCCGTGTTTTTGTTAGTGTTATTTTGTCCGCAACTTACTAAAATCAATCCTATAAATAATATTATTATTGTCCCATTTATACGCATTTTGTTCAATCTTGACTAAGATAAATTTATTGTATTCATAACCAATTTTTTATTAAATCCGACATATTCGGGTTTTAGTGCAAATTTAGTGATTTGTTTTTTTAATCTAAAAATAGTATTACTATCAAGGAAATTTATATTTTCTCATATGGAAAATTGCAATAGAGCTATCAAAAGAATGATGTTCCCAAAATTTTAATTATCTAACAATTAAAAATCGCTTCAAAATATCAAAAATTATTTTGCAGATAAAAAATAAATAGTTTTATTGAGGTGTTTACTTAATTAATATTATATTTGCATGAAAATTAAAGATATATGGAAATATATAATGGAGAAAAGCTCTTAGAGTTTACTGAACGATTTTCATCAGACGAAGCTTGCCTTAAGTATCTGTCTGACATTAAGTGGAATAGTGGGTTTGAGTGCCGAAAATGCAAACACACTAAATTTAGTGAGGGCAGCAAATACCAACGTTGTTGCACCTTGTGCAAACATATCGAGAGTCCTACTGCAGGGACATTATTGCACAAAGTAAAGTTTGGTGTGAGAAAGGCTTTCATGATTATGTTTGAGATGTCTGCTACTACTAAAGGCCTTTCGGCTTCTCAGGTTGCTAAAAGATATGGCATTACACGCAAAACCGCGTGGCTATTTATGCATAAGATTCGGAAAGGAATGGAAAGCAGTCAAGGCCTTCCAATTAAAGGAACAGTACATGTCGACGAGTTTGTTGTTGGCGGAAAGGAGACTGATAAACAAGGTCGAAGTTATCATAGCAAAAAGAAAAAGGTGGTCTGCGCTGTGGAATTAACTGAGCAAGACAAAATAAAACGGGTTTACGCATTAAGAATAGAGGATTTCTCTGCGAAATCTCTACGATCGATATTCACCAAACATATTGATCCGGGAGCACAGGTAATAACCGACGAATGGAAAGGTTACCGCCCATTGCAAGCAGATTACAATATTAAACAAGTCCCAAGTGACAAAGGGAATAATTTCAAACAACTCCATATTGCAATCCATCAGATTAAGAGTTGGATCCGTACAAATTATTCATGGGTACATAAAGAACACATTGACAAATACCTTGCTGAATACTCTTACAGGATTAATCGTTCTATCTTCAAAGATTCTATTTTTCACAAACTTGTTGAAAGAATGATGGATAGACCACACTTGTCGTATCAGCAAATCAAGATTAGTATTTAAGTAAACACCTCAATAGTTTTATTTGCATCAAAATTAACCTAATGGTTGAATATAATAGTTAAATGAAATGGTTAAATCATTTA is a genomic window containing:
- a CDS encoding carbohydrate-binding protein, producing MKQFGRLSRVNKIIVLLFLLLYCQHSYSQFINVGSGSYTTQFPGVDAAGRNSYPSGTPYTTGVAATKPAPTNDWWSKKIKESHADNLFNYPFTLKTVSSGLVVTYMPWGVIDSFEPVTVGVTGLNASAANVSDFSDWTVSMDWSNSTYNFQATAGIGMPFLYFTKGSSDIAQITITEGTVENLNEMLIITNAHNDADFAIYAPAGSVWTQNGNNYTSTLNGENYWSLGFIPLDATSVSTVANEYKKYAYVFPSNTKTSWNYDTNSSILRTDFVVETDVKEGSDTSMLLGLLPHQWSNLAANSAVPGQYSYSTIRGELKTLDGNSFSVENTFYGILPTLPYLDYYSNEFNPQEMNEKVELLENTGLDSWTDSYNEGQMMNRLIQTGRIADLTGNTTARDKILATIKNRLEDWLKAETGEVAFLFYYNQTWSALLGYPAGHGQDDNINDHHFHWGYFIHAASFVEQFDPGWANQWGEMVNYLIRDAACENRNDPMFPFLRNFSPYAGHCWANGFATFPQGNDQESTSESMQFNSALIHWGTITGNDSIRDLGIYLYTTEQSAIEEYWFDMYDRIFNSTQQYSLVSRVWGNSYDNGTFWTSDIAASYGIEMYPIHGGSLYLGHDTIYVENLWNEIEQNTGILANEVNPNLWHDVMWEYLAFFDPESAISLYNSFPERSLKFGISDAQTYHWLHSMNVLGRVNPIITADYPLAATFINNGEIIYTAHNYGNSQLDITFSDSYVLSVSAKSMASSKDISLSGTLASSFPEAYPGGSVELSLSVSGGSASNIEFIDGNNFIGQTSQSPYTFQATNLQVGKHSFYSRIFDGANFTISNLTTVIVGEQLPFLGTPTIIPGTIQAGQFDFFEGGNGQGISYNDNGQDNNGNFRPDEYVDASIDFSEGAVVGWIAANEWLEYTIDVQQAGYYSLQFRYACGNQSGGGPFQILSDDEIVNSGISVNYTGDWDDWTTKTVNDIPLKSGKQILKLFFENGELNLGNMAFTYSSALTYDQAVADAGENILVVLPDNSTNLDASNSTNPGSANLSYSWTQIYGPSTLTFSNTQTAQPTISTLVEGIYLIRLDVDNGTYSDQDEVYVISSTSNNVAPKVSIITPSDNSEYIEEETLLVSAVASDLIGYVEKVEFYANNVFLSEATQFPYETDWTPLVGQHILTAIAIDNDGNSTTSDEINISITPAPSCYGTSSNGEFDYEFSPDDDNPTITFIPTIAGMGNPTCILYYSTNPSNMPGYIVSPNVAYQITASEGELIYFYYTYSYPGQGEHNNSADKDTYVVGSCKTVSIPDFDESTAVKYFPNPVSNKLSLELPVGRNEITVFDCTGRTISSFVVTNKYSSFDMENFDSGVYIFRVSNNMDITTFKVIK
- a CDS encoding VOC family protein yields the protein MSNKDNHINYVEFKAKNLEKIKEFYTKSFDWNFTDYGPDYTVFSDSGLEGGFQKTENEIMNGALVVLYHTDLDLIKNEIIKSGGEISQDIFSFPGGRRFHFIDPAGNELAVWSDK
- a CDS encoding IS1595 family transposase, with product MEIYNGEKLLEFTERFSSDEACLKYLSDIKWNSGFECRKCKHTKFSEGSKYQRCCTLCKHIESPTAGTLLHKVKFGVRKAFMIMFEMSATTKGLSASQVAKRYGITRKTAWLFMHKIRKGMESSQGLPIKGTVHVDEFVVGGKETDKQGRSYHSKKKKVVCAVELTEQDKIKRVYALRIEDFSAKSLRSIFTKHIDPGAQVITDEWKGYRPLQADYNIKQVPSDKGNNFKQLHIAIHQIKSWIRTNYSWVHKEHIDKYLAEYSYRINRSIFKDSIFHKLVERMMDRPHLSYQQIKISI